A region of the SAR324 cluster bacterium genome:
TGCACTATAGACAAGCGAAGTTCCAGACATAATGTTCTTAGCTTTTGATCGGGTACTTACGTTTCACAGTTTCTGAAAGGTGCCACGTTTTTCATATAGTTTGCGTGCATGAAACAGAAGTCGTTCAATGAACACCGTGATATCCTCAGAAGTGGTGTTCCATCCCATGCTCACACGCAGGCATGACTTAGCCTGTTTCCGGGATAATCCCATGGCAAGCAGGACATGACTGGCTTCCAAAGCGCCTGAGGAACAGGCGGAACCTGTTGAAACGCTGATTCCGTCAAGATCGAGACGAATCAGCAAACTTTCCGCGCTGAGACCTTCAAATCCGAAGTTCAAAGTGTTTGACAGACATTGTTCCACATTTCCATTCATGAAAAATCCATCAATTTTCTGAAAGGCGTCAATCATTTGACGTTTGAATTCCCGCCATTTTGTATCCAGTTCAGGCTGATGTTCCACATGCCAGGATAAGGCCTCGGCAAAACCTGCGGCCATGACACTGTTTTCCGTTCCGGCTCTCCGGCTTCTTTCCTGCTTGCCCCCAGTGATCAACGGTTCCAGAGAAACGCCATTGCGGACATAGAGCAACCCGATTCCGGGAGGACCTCCGATTTTATGCGCTGAAAATGTGGCATAGTCCATCCCGGAGTCTTTCAAGTTCAGCGTCATTTTCCCGGCACCCTGAACACAATCCGCATGAAACAAAAAATGATGATTCCGGGAAAATTCGGCCAATTCCCGACACGGTTGAATCGTTCCGGTTTCATTGTTGGCCAGCATCACCGAAAGCAGTACGGTGTTTTCCCTGACCAAATCCTTCAGAGATTCAGGAGCGACAGAACCTGAACATGAAACCGCAACCGTGGAATAATTCCCGAGTCCCTTCCCCGCCAGATATTGAACGGTTGAATGAATGGAGGGGTGTTCGATGGACGAAGTGATGATGTGGAACGGCGTTGGCTTGTACTGAAATTGTCTGAGAAGTGTGTTGTTGCCTTCACTGCCACCGCTGGTGAACAGGATTTCCTGCGGGGTGACCCCAAGAGTTTCCGCAATGTTTTTTCGGGATTGTTCCAGTAAATCACGTGCCGACCTACCGCCCTGATGAGGACTGGAGGGGTTCCCGACGATGGCTGAAAAACCCTCCTGGAGGCATTTCAAGACCCCCGGAAGCATGGGCGATGTCGCATTATAATCCAGATAGATATGGCGGGATGGCGATTGTTTCATTGAGGTCGAATCTGCGTGTAACTGGTTTTTAAAACTTCTCTGGCTCTGAACATTTTGCTTTTCACGGTTCCTGAGGGAATCTTCATGATTTCAGCGACTTCATCATAGGAACAGCCTTCAAAAGAAACCAGAATCAACACTGTTTTCAGATCATCAGGCAATTGGTCAATGAACCGGTTGAGATCATGAACCATGGCGTCTTTTTCAAATTTTTCTGAGGGAGTCAATTCGAGAGATGGTTGTTCTTCCAGAATTTCTTCTGAAACAAATTCAACATTTTGTCCTGGAGATTGACGATGATGCTGTAAAACCTTGTTGTAGGCAATGCCAAACAGCCAGGTTGATAGTTGACTGCGTGCCTCATAACCTGAAAGCTTGTTGAAGGCCGACACAAAGGTTTCCTGGGTCAGATCTTCAGCTTCATGTCTATTCCAGACATGTCGGAGAATGAAACGGAAAATTTTGTTTTGAAAACGCGTTACCAGCAATTCAAAGGCACTGGAATCCCCGACCAGAATCAAGTTGATCAATTCCTGATCAGACAATGAATTGTTTTTTTAAATAATTTCATAGGATTACTGACAATTCATGAGAAAGATTCTGACAAAAAACTGTGATTGTTGACAATGTGTCGATATAAGGGGTTTCTGTATGAATGATGAATTGCATCATCAGGGAAACATCAGAATTTTTCCAGTTGTTTTCCGCCCTTCCAGATCCGAATGCGCCTGACGCGCATCCTTCAACGAATATTTATGCTCAATCCGGAGATGGAGTTTCCCCGCCAGTATACGGTGGAACAGATCCTGAGATCGGGTTTCAAGAGAGGGACGGTCCGCAATATAGTCTTTCAGGGTTGTTCTGGTAAGATACAGAGAGCCTCGTTGTGACAGCATCAACGGAGAAAACGCGGTGATGGGACCACTGGATTGTCCGAAGGTCACCATCATTCCTCTGGGTTTCAAACAATTCAAACTTTTCTCAAAAGTATCCTTCCCCACCGAATCATAAACCACATCGACTTTTTGCCCCTCTGTAATTTTCATCACTTCCTGCTCAAAATCCTGTCTGGAATATAAAACAAGGGCATCGGCGCCTGCCTGTCTCGCCAGTTCAGCCTTGGCTTCTGTCGAAACGGTTCCGATCACATAAGCACCGGAGGCCTTGGCCAGTTGAATGGCCAGCAACCCGACACCTCCGGCGGCGGCGTGAATCAGACAGGTGTGATGCGCCTTCAACGGAAAGGTGCTTTGGGTCAAATAATGCGCAGTCATTCCCTGAAGCATGGTCGCGGCGGCGTTTTCCAGCGAAAGGGCGTCGGGAATCCTGACCAGTCGTGATTCTGACGCACAGACAAATTCAGCATACGCTCCGGGAACATCCGCAAACGCGACCCTGTCACCCGGTTTGAATTGTGTGACTTGTGAACCGATCCGCTCGACCGTACCCGCACCTTCCAGTCCGGGTATGAACGGCAGACTCACCGGATACAGTCCGCTCCGTTGATAGGTGTCGATGAAATTCACACCCAGGGCTTCAAGTTTGACCAGCACTTCATGGGATTTGCAGTCAGGTCGTTCAACATCCACATAATCCAGGACTTCCTTGCCGCCGTATTTCCGGATTCTGATAGCTTTCATAGCGTTCCTTTTTGTAATAGGGTGTGTAAGGTTACAATTTTTTATAGTTGACGTTATTTCTGGTTCAATTTTGAATTATTTTCAAGGTTTGTTGATCGCTAATGGCACATAGATCGAGTATTATGTGTATTCAATGAATACGGACATAAAAAAACTTGCGTTGCCCCGGTCTCTCTCCTAGATTTTTCAATCTTTTACTTCGGGAAGATCTTGATATTCAGGTGGTCTGTCACACAGGAACCACCATGTTGACACGTTCATGTTTGAAGGAAATTTTATGGAAGAACAAAAAGAAGATATGCTTGAAGCCGCGGGGCTTGCCGCCAAATTGCTGGAATCAAGAACTATTGTCATTTCAAGGCATGTGGATTCTGAATTGACGGCCAAGGTGCTTAATTTGCTGATCCTGTTGGAACAAAGTGATCCTGATAAAATGATTACCATCATCATCAACAGTCCTGGCGGTGAGGTGTTTTCAGGGTTCGCTATTTTTGACATGTTGCGTTTTATCTCTTGTCCCATTCGAACCATTGTGAGTGGTTTTGCGGCAAGCATGGGTTCCATTCTTAGTCTGGCCGCACCCAAGGGGCGTCGATTTATAATGCCCAATGCCAAGGTGATGATCCATCAACCCCTGCTGACAGGTTATCAGGGGAGTGTCATTGACTGTGAAATTCAGGCAAAACAGATTCTGAAAACTCGTGACAAGATCATTGATATTTACTGTGAAGCGACAGGTAAAAATTATGAAGAAATCAAAAAGGCACTGGACCGTGACAACTGGTTGACCGCAGAAGAAGCCCTGGCCTATGGCCTGATTGACAAGATCATTAAAACCCGCAAAGAATTGAATGAAATCCAGTAATCCTTCCAGTTCAGCCACAATTCCAGGTGTGGCTGAAGACATCCCCGCGAAGTCATCCGCCAATAACTCGGGCAGACTGAAACTGCTGTGGCATTATGTCAGCCAGCATAAACTCACTTATGGAGTAGGCATATTTTCGATTCTGGCCACCAATTGGATTGCTGTCAGTATTCCTCAATATATTCAAAAAAGTATTGATCTGATTCAGACGAATCTTGCAGGTCGTCAGGATGAACTTTTGCGATACCTGGTGATCATGCTGTCGCTCGCACTGGGCATGGTGGTGGTAAGAACCTTATCCAGGGTTTTGTTTTTCAATCCCGGCAGAGCCGTTGAATTCGCCATCAAAAATGATCTGTTTTCACATTTAACCCGCCTCCAGAAAAATTATTACGATCACACCAGCACCGGGGCCATCATTTCCAGAGTCAACAACGATATCACAGGAATCCGGCTGATCTGTGGATTTGGTTTGTTGCAACTGTTCAATATCATTTCAGCCCTGTCCATGACTCCATGGAAAATGTGGCTGATTTCGCCCGATCTCACCTTGTATTGTGTCATTCCGGTGATTCTGGTTTTCAGCATTGTTCGGTTTGGGATGAAATTTATCATTCAGAACATGAATCAGTATATGGACAGTCTCCAAAAAATGTCAGGTTTCACGGTCGCCGCATTGTCCGGCATTGATGTGATCAAAAGTTATGGAATGAATCAGTGGACTGTTAGCCGTTTTCAGAAAGATAATCAGAGTTTGTTGGACCGATCGCTCATCATTACATGGATCAGATCTTTTACCATGCCGATTCTGGTCAATCTGGATAACTTCCTGAAAATTGTAATTCTGGCGCTGGGTGGCGCAATGATGATTGAGGAAGGGTTGACCATTGGCCAGTTGACCGCGTTTATCACCTATGCCGGACTGTTGACCATGCCGTTGATGGGACTGGGTTGGGTTACCACAATTTTTCAACAGGGATTTGTTGGACTCAACAGCATCCAGACCATCTTTCAGGAACCTGTACCATTTCAGGAGTGTCAGCCATTACCGGAAGCTGAAGCTGAAACCTTGATGAATCAGGGGGTGGTTGTCAAAAATCTCAGCTTTCGCTACAGCGATCAGGAAGATTGGGTTTTGAAAAATATTTCGTTCCAGATTCAACCTGGTCAGACGGTGGGCATTCTTGGAAAAGTCAGTTCAGGAAAAACCACGTTGGTCCATTGCCTGAGTCGCTATCTGGAGACGTCGGACGGAACCATTTATTTTGGAAAACATGACATCAATCACCTGACTTATGAGGATATCAGGAAATCCATCCATACTGTGCCGCAAGAACCATTTTTATTTTCTGATACGGTGCAGGAAAATATTTTGTTTCCCTTGCGGGTGCGTCCGGAAAATCCTGATGAACTGCTGAAGCGTCTCCTGTTTGAATGCGCACTGGATCAGGAAGTTCAGCACTTTTCCAATAACGTTCACACCATTGTGGGTGAAAAAGGGATTATGTTGTCAGGTGGGCAAAAACAACGGATCAGTCTGGCCAGAGCCCTGGCATCTCCTTGTGAACTGCTGATTCTTGATAATGTTTTGTCTGCGGTGGATTATGAAACCGAACATTTTTTACTTGACCAGATTTTTACCACTCGCAGAGCAAAAAGTCTGCTGATTGTGTCACACCGGTGTTCAGCCCTGGAAAAAGCGGATCATATCCTTGTACTGGATGAAGGCCGGATTGTGGATCAGGGCACCCATGAAGATTTAGTGACACGTCCGGGTCATTATCAGGAAACCTGGAACCTTCAGCATCAAACTGAAGGTTGATCCTCTGTTCGTTCCCCTTGAGCCTCACTGACTTCCGGGATATCCGCTTTTTTGGGCCGGACGAGATCTGAAATTTTATTGTCGCCATAACGGTCAATCACCGCATCAATCACCCCTTCTGCCATCCTGATAAAGAAAATATTATAATTCAGGTTCACATTTTTAAGCGTTTCCACACTCAGCACAAATTCCTTATCTTTCAGGTTATCCCAAAGAGTGCTCACCATTTTTTGAATATTTCGTTGATTCATGGAACGTTGCATGATGGTTTTGGTGTAACCTTCAATGACGTGCAGATTCTGTTTAATGAATTTTTTGATTTCGCTTTCAATGTTCTTGAACGCGGTGGGATAACGATTGATGGTGCTGGACGCGACATTTTGCCCGAGTTTGACCAGTCGCCCGAAAATAGGAACTTTCTGGGTGAAAAAATTTTCATCAAGAAACATATCCCGGATGTTGTTGAACATCAGTTCTGAAATAGACTCACGATACAATTGGCTGGTGATGAAGTTTTGAATGATTTGGTCCTGTTGTTCATGATCCGTTACCAACGAACTGAATAAATCCTGAAACGCATCTTCAGAAACGAGATCTTCCACCTTGATTCTCAATTCAAGCCGTTTCAATTCTTCCCACACCGATTGTATCGACATCCGGTCCTGTCCCTTCAAAAAAATCTCCAGGATCTCCATGGTGACTTTTTTATTAATCATCGAATGCAGGGTTTTGTCCTTGTTTTCGTCATACCAGGAACGTCGCTTGCCCGGTATGGACTGCCTGGCACTTTTCATCGGTGATCGTGCTTTTTTTCCGGTTGGAGGTACTGTATTTTCGTTCATGATCTTGCCACAGAATTTAAGGTTAAAAAATATTCATGATTCTTTTATCTCATTTCATGCTTTAAGGGATAGGTCAATGGGGGAAATAAAGAAAAATTGAGTTATCTCTTCCATTGTGTTTTTGTTTCAGTCCAGTTATAAACTCAAAAACACACACATCTCCATGTGTCCAACAGGCTTTCCACGGCATCCGGGTACGGGTTGATCGCTGAAGGGCAGAAATGGATTCAATCTAAAATAAAAGGAAGGTAATTCATGCAGACTCCTGAACTGGAAAGCATCCCGCTTCACGAAGAAATTGTTTTTTTCCGCCCCGTCCTGGCGACTATCAGAAAACTGCTGGATGTCGTGGAATCAAAGCAGGGAACCAGTGTGCAGGCCGATGTCAATGCGTTTTATGTTCCATCCCAAGGTCAGCAACGAGCCATCACAGAAATGCATCTGGCTTCCAGTGAATGGCTACCGATTCGTGACTATCTGATGGGCAAATCACCCTTGCATTTTTTTTATGAACCACAGATGTCAGGTCTGGTCTACAAAGAGGGGTGTTACTGGATATTTCCGGCCATAGAACAACTCAACCAGTATTGCTACCGGGAACGCCTGAAACTCAATGAACTTTCGCCCAAAAGTGTGCGCAAACTTCCCTTTCAGAACCTGGAACCTCATTTTCAAAAAGAAATCGCCGAATTACTGAACCATGACGAAAAACTTTATTCCATGCGCGCCCAGGAATGTGAGCGACATTTGAAACTTGCCCGATTTTATCTTCCCAAAAGTCAATATCTGGAAATTCAGACACTAGCCCGGATCATGCTCAAACTGGGACTGCATCATGAAATTCAGGATCTGA
Encoded here:
- a CDS encoding cysteine desulfurase gives rise to the protein MKQSPSRHIYLDYNATSPMLPGVLKCLQEGFSAIVGNPSSPHQGGRSARDLLEQSRKNIAETLGVTPQEILFTSGGSEGNNTLLRQFQYKPTPFHIITSSIEHPSIHSTVQYLAGKGLGNYSTVAVSCSGSVAPESLKDLVRENTVLLSVMLANNETGTIQPCRELAEFSRNHHFLFHADCVQGAGKMTLNLKDSGMDYATFSAHKIGGPPGIGLLYVRNGVSLEPLITGGKQERSRRAGTENSVMAAGFAEALSWHVEHQPELDTKWREFKRQMIDAFQKIDGFFMNGNVEQCLSNTLNFGFEGLSAESLLIRLDLDGISVSTGSACSSGALEASHVLLAMGLSRKQAKSCLRVSMGWNTTSEDITVFIERLLFHARKLYEKRGTFQKL
- a CDS encoding RNA polymerase sigma factor gives rise to the protein MSDQELINLILVGDSSAFELLVTRFQNKIFRFILRHVWNRHEAEDLTQETFVSAFNKLSGYEARSQLSTWLFGIAYNKVLQHHRQSPGQNVEFVSEEILEEQPSLELTPSEKFEKDAMVHDLNRFIDQLPDDLKTVLILVSFEGCSYDEVAEIMKIPSGTVKSKMFRAREVLKTSYTQIRPQ
- a CDS encoding quinone oxidoreductase; this translates as MKAIRIRKYGGKEVLDYVDVERPDCKSHEVLVKLEALGVNFIDTYQRSGLYPVSLPFIPGLEGAGTVERIGSQVTQFKPGDRVAFADVPGAYAEFVCASESRLVRIPDALSLENAAATMLQGMTAHYLTQSTFPLKAHHTCLIHAAAGGVGLLAIQLAKASGAYVIGTVSTEAKAELARQAGADALVLYSRQDFEQEVMKITEGQKVDVVYDSVGKDTFEKSLNCLKPRGMMVTFGQSSGPITAFSPLMLSQRGSLYLTRTTLKDYIADRPSLETRSQDLFHRILAGKLHLRIEHKYSLKDARQAHSDLEGRKTTGKILMFP
- a CDS encoding ATP-dependent Clp protease proteolytic subunit: MEEQKEDMLEAAGLAAKLLESRTIVISRHVDSELTAKVLNLLILLEQSDPDKMITIIINSPGGEVFSGFAIFDMLRFISCPIRTIVSGFAASMGSILSLAAPKGRRFIMPNAKVMIHQPLLTGYQGSVIDCEIQAKQILKTRDKIIDIYCEATGKNYEEIKKALDRDNWLTAEEALAYGLIDKIIKTRKELNEIQ
- a CDS encoding ABC transporter ATP-binding protein; this translates as MKSSNPSSSATIPGVAEDIPAKSSANNSGRLKLLWHYVSQHKLTYGVGIFSILATNWIAVSIPQYIQKSIDLIQTNLAGRQDELLRYLVIMLSLALGMVVVRTLSRVLFFNPGRAVEFAIKNDLFSHLTRLQKNYYDHTSTGAIISRVNNDITGIRLICGFGLLQLFNIISALSMTPWKMWLISPDLTLYCVIPVILVFSIVRFGMKFIIQNMNQYMDSLQKMSGFTVAALSGIDVIKSYGMNQWTVSRFQKDNQSLLDRSLIITWIRSFTMPILVNLDNFLKIVILALGGAMMIEEGLTIGQLTAFITYAGLLTMPLMGLGWVTTIFQQGFVGLNSIQTIFQEPVPFQECQPLPEAEAETLMNQGVVVKNLSFRYSDQEDWVLKNISFQIQPGQTVGILGKVSSGKTTLVHCLSRYLETSDGTIYFGKHDINHLTYEDIRKSIHTVPQEPFLFSDTVQENILFPLRVRPENPDELLKRLLFECALDQEVQHFSNNVHTIVGEKGIMLSGGQKQRISLARALASPCELLILDNVLSAVDYETEHFLLDQIFTTRRAKSLLIVSHRCSALEKADHILVLDEGRIVDQGTHEDLVTRPGHYQETWNLQHQTEG